A stretch of DNA from Strigops habroptila isolate Jane chromosome 1, bStrHab1.2.pri, whole genome shotgun sequence:
CATGAACTTGTCCAGGATAAACTTTAATTTTATATGCAACTTTACAGTACTGTTTCAACTTCTCCTCCAATAAGGTGATctgtaaaagaaagcatttttccattatgttgtggggttttttaagtttgCCAGACTTGCCATTTCTCACATCTCTACATCTTTGTCTTCACTGTCACACTTGAGGCAAGTTCTGTTGCTCAACAGATGAGAAAACCCCTCTTTGGAACATAAggctgaaacattttttaaaagcaagggTAAGTCTAAGAATCTCAACAAATATGGCTAGGTGAATCTAATTGCTGGGTGCATTTCTATTCAGAGACTTGGGCTTGTAACCTGATTTTAAGCTCTGATCTTGATAGAACATATTCCCTAAACCTCAGTGACTCTCAGTGCATGATCTTTTGATGATAAGTACATGCATGCTTACAGAGTACTAATCATATGATTATGTACCTACATACATGTGTGGACACATTTTTGTACttgtttctattaaaaagtcagaaaataGGAGAATGAACACCTATTTTGTCCCTGCAAGCTTAAGTCTGCTCATTGTGCAGATTAGAGACAGTACTGTAGTTTATTTCATGTTCACTTTGGTTTTCACCACAGAGCCCTTTATTGTTCAGCGCTGAAAACGATGTATTTGAGGACTCCTTTTTTTACACAGGAATTTTTCTTACACAATCCACACAGACAGCTCAGagagaaaaccaggagaaaaaggTATGTTTTCAATGTGTAACacatgatggaaaaaaatgcattcatgaCAGTTGTGCCCCTGGGAAAAAGACACTTTCACCATAAAAAGTGGTCAGGGAGTGAAGGTTTTCCTGTGCAGAGGAGACACATATTTGAGGTACAGAtcaacatggtttagtgcgaggtgtccctgcccatggcaggggggttggaactagataatcttaaggtcctttccaacccttactattctatgattctatgctgaataacacagaaataaatattgattGGCTTCTGCATTCCCAGAGTACATTGCCCATTCCCCAGTTAGACCCTACTCCTACACAACAAACTATGCTAGAGGTGGTGTTATCCTTGTCACTGATGAAAAAGAATTTATGCACAGAAGAGGGCACCAGCTTCCCACCCATATATTTATCCAACCTCTCAGATACGCTTATGATAGAGTTTAAATCAGAATATAGATGGCAGCCAAAGATCAAAACAGAGTCCACAAGTTGTCATCATCATAGTCAAAATTCATGCCCACTCTTCTGGCATAGTTCATTTTGTCTTCTTGTACCAAAAGCAATTAGTCATTGGTCCATATCATCAGAAAGTTCAGTTACTAagctgaaattactttttttccagttccagACTCAGTGGTTTAACTACCTGTTCTCTCTTCCATACCAGTAGTATCCAAGTTTTTGAGGTGTTTGGCTCATATCAGTTGGCTCTCCCTGCCCAGTTTCACACTCTGCTTGTCCAGCCACTCAGAGACCAATGACTGGTCTTTACTGCATTTCTCACCTCAAAAAAGAAGCTTTGAATAACCTAAGCAAGACATGGGGAATGTTCAAATATAAGCAAAACAATCCAGTCTGTCcattttgtatataaaaatgGTTTCTAATAAGCTAGGATTTCTGTGTGGGATAAAAGAactatggaaaaagaaaaagcatttccagtACAACAGCTTACCTGATCATAAGAAATAGTGTGGTCTTTCTcaccaaaaatgaaaaatgtgggatTTAGTAAATCGTATCTTTCTTCAGAGTCCCTAATTATTCCTAGAATGTTTTTGAGAAACAACCTGTTAGTGAGGTTAATGTTATTGCAAGATAAATGGCTAATTAAAACACAACATTTCTATTTAGGTTTACTCATTATACACATTTTTTAGGTGAGGACAGTTTCTATTTGGatagagaaaaaagcatttggaaaatatatttccCCACTCTCcaagcactaaaaaaaaaaaaaaaaaaagattagaaaatTACCATGCAAAAGGAAGCAATTTTTTCTAGTTTATGGAATGATTAAATTTTTATACCAATATAGCATATTGCTGAAATAACCATAATTAAAATCTGCAACTCATCTTTGAGTTGAGTATTCATAGATTTTGTTACAAAGCAATAACTAGAGTTACACACTATGATAGTTGTGAGCCCATTTAAGTTTTCATGTTCTACACTACCATAGAGGGACACCCCAGCGGTTAATTGAGGATTTTTCAGCATCAAGTGATGTACTGCCATTCCACCCCAGGAAAACCCAACGATACCAATCTTCTTTGCATCGCATTGTTCCTTTAGATACTTCAAGACAACATCAGCTTCCCTAAGACatataaacaaaagcaaactaaGGAATCTATTGCAGAATCAATACTTGACAATTtaagaagtaaattaaaagaGATACATGAATTTTTCTGTGTCTGCACCCTCAATCATTTGAAACAGGGGAAATCTAcccaaaacacatttcagcCCAGAGCAGTGACTTCTGTTCTTAAATGGGAGTCAACATCTCTGGTCCTAGTTTAGGGAAGTACAGGTTTAGGTACTTAAATACTTACCTGAATTGTGGCCTGCtcctttgtttcaaaataagcaaatatttaattgaATCACTTTGTCTAGGACAGGACAACTAAAGACAAGACATATCTGCAAGTAGAACAACATCTTGCATTATGGATTGTAGGAGTAGATAAGCTGCTATCTCTACAGAGTCCACCTATGTAGATGAAGATTTACCTTGAGTATGTCATTCCTGTTGCATGAGTTAATGTTAAGATATCCTACCAAGTCCACATGCAACGCTATACTAAAGTAGCAATTACTCGAAATTAAATTGCCAGTATAACTATGTTCGAAAAAATGCAAGCATTGCATGaggtataatgcaaaaaaaattatgaaaatcgGTTTTAAAGTAGGCCAGAGCaggtaatactttttttttttaattgctaacaTTTTAGTTCTCAATAGTTTTATCTTTTCCATTATCTATAgagttttaaatgaattttaaatgcagaCTGTATGTACTaataactgtattttcaaatattagTTATATTAGTATGGTCATCACAAGTTTGGTTAGGCTGACAAAAAACCAGTATGAGAGTGAGATGAGGAGGAGGTCGTGTCCTAGACTCTCTCAGATCCAGCTTGTTTGGAAGGGTAACTCAGTCAGTCATAGGTATGTTGGATTCCTTGTGCTCTGAAAGAGCAATGGAACTTTCCTTGAGGGCAGCTTAGAAATGAACCCTCAAAAGACAGCACAGGCATGTCCTCAAGGTCTTACTTGTTGAAGACAGTGCCCACAATCTGCTCACGCTTTGGAGTTGGATTTTTTATGGGTGTTAGTCATTTGGTCACAGCTTTTGCAACTACGTGGTCAAAAGCATTGCTGAGAGATGTTGAAGTTAGGCTGTGACTGCTGAGACCACTTGAAAGGGCCAGAATAATACTTGTAGCTAACAAGATGATAGCTGAGTAATAGAGCAACACTGCCTCACTATCATCTTCTGAAGTTTTACACTGGACTGATAGATGCCGAGGAAACAGTAATGCCTCCCATAACTCAGGGAAGCCCTGTTACAGGCACTGCTAGGCTCTACGGAGAGTGGACCCTCTATTTCACATTGAGAAAAATGCTATAGTTCATCAGGGTATATCTTAGGTTTTGGGCAGTCTTGTAAATTTTGATGTAGTGCTGCTCAGGAGAGTATCATCTGCACCTATTGTTATCTacaaggcagaaagaaagatggGCAAGTGACAACTGGCAGTTGTGGAAGAGTTTTCCTCCTTGTCTTGAGGAACTGGAGGCAGAATCAGCACTTGTGGGTGAGAGTGCTGGGTGTTTCATAGCCTGTGAAACACTGGCTATGAGCCTGTATGGCCAGTATAATAGTTGGAAGAGGGCCCAGGAAAACAAGATGGGAACAATAAGCAGAGTGATGGACAGAGCAGATGATTCTTTCCAAATCCCAGCCAAGGCAATGCCCAGAACCACAGAAGAACGGCCCAGAATAAGCAATTATTGTGCATGCAGCTGGCTTGCCCTGCTGCGAGATGCCACATTTTTTCATACAAATTCCCCTTGTTTGCTGGATGCTCTTTAAAGTTGAAGTACAAATATATATCTTACTTGTCTGCTTTCGTAGGATCATGATGTTTCATCCAGTCAGCAAAGTCAGCCCAGTGATCAGTAGTTTTCCAGGGGTCTGTCCCCTTGAAGAAGTCTGGGCAGATAGTTCTGTATGAGACATGGAATCAAGACAACTTTCACATACAGGCTGGAAGAATCTGTGGATGTCTAAATGTCTCCTAATGTCTTTTACTCCAGAGTATGCATCTACATGGTTACTTTCTGAATCATATTCTATTCATCCTGTTCTGGCACCCAGCAGAGCTATAAGTGTATGTCTTTCTATGTGAAAAACAAACGAACGAACAAAACCTACCACCTCTCACCCTTAGACATGTTTAAGACAAAAGTAAAGGGGTTAAGCAACCCTCCTGATTCTagataaacatatatatatctctgcTAGTAAAAACTAAAGCAACTATTTAAAAGGTTTGGTTCTGAAGAGCTTATACAAATTAAAGATAGATATCAGCATTTATCTTTTAATCAGCCATGCTGCCATGCAAGCACAAACACTGACACTTTGTGACTCTCCTTGTGGCTTTGTGCTCAGGTAGCCATTTTTGATGGGTCAGTTTCAGTAGCTTCGGAAACctcatggaaatattttatccCTTTGTGTTTTTATTCACTCAGATTGAAATGGGATGGTTGCCACATGCATGCATATGGGAAACATCAAACGCCATGCTTAGCTTTTGTCCTGATGATCTCTCCATGCATTGAAGAGGAAGATAGGAAAAACAGTTACTTACATGTATCCATGACCTGCAATCAAATCAACTATGTATCTAATGTCTGGGAACATCCATCCAAATATGTCGTGAATCACAATCACAGCTTTGTCTGTGAAAAAAGATGGTCTACAGACATATGCCTTGATGTGCTCAATTTGTACTTCGTGTCCAAGGCACCCATACCGAGATCTGTCTCCAGTATGATATAGAAAAGGATCAGCCATTTGAAAAcctaaaaaagaacaaaaaaacagagAGCAGTAAcgtaaaaataatttaacacaAATTattaagggaaaataaaagcaaacatgatCTGCAGAAAGTAGTTCAGTAACTTCTGTAAATAACATCGACAACCTtgtctgaaaggagaaaagtagaaaaatagcaaaagcagTGTTCCAGTGCAAAGTGGCTCCTAGTCCACGATGTGTTATTAAGCcgagaatgaaaagaaatagcaaaagcaAGGTTATAAAATTGCAAGCAACCTGTACATGTAGGTCCCAACTCATGTCACATTTGTTTTGCTCCCACTTGCTTGCCACTCTGTCAGCACTGCTGTGAGGCACGTCAGTGTCACTCTCTCATCATGCATGAGGCCATCATGCATGTCTTCGTGGGGAATCCCATGCTGGTTTCTCTGAATTATGTGATGGGTAAGGACCACGGCACTCAACTGCTACTGAAAAGTACAGTGTTCAATGCTTCTCTCAGTGCTGGTGCCTGTTAGCTAATCTGCTTTCGGTAGCAGCATCACGGCTGTTCTGGGAGCCAATATATGGGGTACAGTTGGTGAAGGACTGCAGTACAGATTTGTAAGTTAAATTCCAATGCCTTGGGCCCATATGTCTTTGAAAGGGATTGCAAGAAAACAAGTAGATATGCAAATCTCATTCAAAATACGTCAGACTATTTGGTTTTGTCCCTTCTCCAAAAATAGCAATTACAGACAATGAGTCAGTAGCTGTGCTGGAGAGATTAAAGCCAAAAATTTTTCTGACTCTCTGTGTCAGGAGCATGGAATGGACTCTGTACAAAAAGTAGAATGTGATCCTGTAATTAAGAGTAGTGTTATAATGCATCTATACAAGTCTGCAGGGGCAGTGTTAGTAGTAGCGTTTCCTAGCCATGTTCTGACTTTGAAACTGTCCTTGGGTATGTAGTGCACGCACTTGCATATACATGATGACTGTCTCCGCTTCATCATTTCTACATCAGCCTATTACTTGTGTTTGTGTTGTAACATGCATGATCTGGAAGTGTGTCAAATTCTGGTAAAAACTTGTACCTTCCTCAGCTCTCCATtgaccacagcagcagagagcgAGGTTTCACTGAGTAGTTGGAAATTTTCCCTAGGCAGTACAGACACGCTTGGTGTCAGACACATGGTGCAGGCAGGCTGAAGAAGAACAGAGTCGATGCTCCAGAGATTCACCACTTACTTATGCCTTACACAACACTTCCAGCTTGCATGATTAACAGACTCAACAGCATGCAAAACTTATATGCATTT
This window harbors:
- the LOC115607525 gene encoding carboxymethylenebutenolidase homolog, producing the protein MADPFLYHTGDRSRYGCLGHEVQIEHIKAYVCRPSFFTDKAVIVIHDIFGWMFPDIRYIVDLIAGHGYITICPDFFKGTDPWKTTDHWADFADWMKHHDPTKADKEADVVLKYLKEQCDAKKIGIVGFSWGGMAVHHLMLKNPQLTAGVSLYGIIRDSEERYDLLNPTFFIFGEKDHTISYDQITLLEEKLKQYCKVAYKIKVYPGQVHGFAQLKPEDMKPADKPYIEEARKDMIDWIKMFV